One region of Phragmites australis chromosome 18, lpPhrAust1.1, whole genome shotgun sequence genomic DNA includes:
- the LOC133899711 gene encoding fasciclin-like arabinogalactan protein 7: MEFKAGIFTVVMLAIVLSSPAMAQKKSPPAPPAPILPPSPAPAPAPRHVDLADLLSVAGPFHTFLDYLQKTNVIDTFQNQANNTKEGITIFVPTDSAFAALKKTTFANLTKDQLKSLILYHAFPKYYSLAEFNKLSSLNPVATFAGSGYTLNLTDNMGSIHVKSVWSNPKISSSVYSTAPVAVYEVNKVLLPMQIFKSDPPLAPAPAPAPDAKASDVAPSPTSGKSASAKAKAEVKNSSHQVGVGIVNYLVLAVSGGLMLLW, from the coding sequence ATGGAGTTCAAAGCAGGGATTTTTACGGTGGTGATGCTAGCCATTGTGCTCTCCTCACCAGCAATGGCTCAGAAGAAGAGTCCTCCTGCTCCACCGGCCCCAATCCTTCCACCttccccggcgccggcgcctgcGCCGCGCCATGTGGACCTCGCTGATCTCCTCAGTGTGGCCGGCCCATTCCACACCTTCCTGGACTACCTGCAGAAGACTAATGTCATTGACACCTTCCAGAACCAGGCGAACAACACCAAAGAGGGCATCACCATCTTTGTTCCCACAGACTCGGCATTCGCCGCGCTCAAGAAGACCACATTTGCCAACCTCACCAAGGACCAGCTCAAGTCCTTGATTCTATACCACGCGTTCCCCAAGTACTACTCCCTGGCTGAGTTCAACAAGCTGAGCAGCCTCAACCCAGTAGCCACCTTCGCTGGCTCAGGGTACACACTCAACCTGACTGACAATATGGGCAGCATCCATGTGAAGTCGGTGTGGTCCAACCCGAAGATCAGCAGCAGCGTGTACTCGACTGCTCCGGTTGCGGTGTATGAGGTCAACAAGGTTCTCCTGCCAATGCAAATCTTCAAGAGCGACCCCCCGCTCGCCCCAgcccctgcgcctgccccagatGCCAAGGCATCTGATGTTGCACCTAGCCCAACGTCAGGGAAATCAGCAAGCGCAAAGGCGAAGGCGGAAGTGAAGAATTCATCACACCAAGTTGGTGTCGGTATTGTCAATTACTTGGTGCTGGCCGTCTCAGGTGGTTTGATGCTCTTGTGGTGA